Below is a window of Photobacterium atrarenae DNA.
CGGGCAGGAAGGTTTTGTCGTCGCCTTTGGCCCGAACCAGCAACACATACGCACCGGAAGTGATAATCCCCCGCGCCTGATAGTGAAACGTCATTCAAATCCCCCTACATTCAAACCGGGACATGATATAACGTTCTTCCCGGATCTGGGGATCCTTTTTCAATCCTGCCCCAAAGTTGTGCTAACCTCGGACATTCATCCTCCAATAACGCAAGATCACCATGAGAATATTCAGTAATTTCGAAAGCGGCAACATCAATGTCGTCAAAGCCGACGATGCCAACGACATTCAACTAACGATCCCGAACGATAACCAGTCTGAGTTTTATCAGTGGTTCCATTTCCGCCTGGAAAGCCAGCCGCATTCAGAGCACCAGATCAAGCTGCTGAACCTGGCTAAATCAGCCTACCCGGAAGGCTGGCAAGGGTACGATGTGGTTGCGTCCTATGATCGCGAAGAATGGTTCCGCATTCCATCCGAGTTCGACGGTGACACCCTGAGCTTTAAGGTGATCCCGGAGCATCACTCGATGTATTTCGCCTACTTTGCGCCGTACAGCTACGATCGTCACCAGGATCTGCTGCATCAGGCGCAGCTGCATCCGGAATGTCGCCTGGAAACCCTGGGCAGCACCTTGGACGGCAACGACATGAGCCTGCTGACCATCGGCGAGCCGTCGGATGAGAAGAAGAACGTCTGGATCATCGGCCGTCAGCACCCGGGCGAAACCATGGCCGAGTGGTTTATTGAAGGCCTGCTGCAACGCCTGCTGGATGATACC
It encodes the following:
- a CDS encoding M14 family metallopeptidase, which produces MRIFSNFESGNINVVKADDANDIQLTIPNDNQSEFYQWFHFRLESQPHSEHQIKLLNLAKSAYPEGWQGYDVVASYDREEWFRIPSEFDGDTLSFKVIPEHHSMYFAYFAPYSYDRHQDLLHQAQLHPECRLETLGSTLDGNDMSLLTIGEPSDEKKNVWIIGRQHPGETMAEWFIEGLLQRLLDDTDTVGRALLEQAVFHVVPNMNPDGSIRGHLRTNAVGVNLNREWQTPSMEKSPEVYLVRERMLATGIDLFLDIHGDEAIPYNFVAGSEGVPSYDARMAELEQAFKQALLTITPEFQDEHGYDKDKPGEANLTVCSNWVAEQFKCLSYTVEMPFKDHNLHPDSFYGWSPERSVAFGQDMLAAIQAVIAKV